DNA sequence from the Streptomyces sp. HUAS 15-9 genome:
CTGCGGCCGTCTGGCGGGCGATTGCCGGGTCGACCTCGGGGTCCGGGTTCGCGAGCGCGAACACGATGGCACCCTCGGCCATGGCGGCCACGTCGTCGCCGTCGAGGACGTTCGGGGCGGAGACGCCGATGAAGACGTCGGCGTCGCGCACGGCCTGCTTCAGCGTGCCGGTCAGGCCCTCGTGGTTGGTGTTGTCGGCGATCCAGCGCAGCGGCGAGTCCGGCGCGGCGTCCACCAGGTCCTCGCGGCCGGCGTGCACGACACCGTGGATGTCGGCGACGACGGCGCTCTTGACGCCCGCCGCGAGCAGCAGCTTGAGGATGGCCGTACCGGCCGCGCCGGCGCCGGACATCACGACGCGGATGTTCTCGATCGCCTTGCCCGTGACGCGAAGTGCGTTCGTCAGGGCGGCCAGGACGACGATCGCCGTGCCGTGCTGGTCGTCGTGGAAGACGGGGATGTCGAGGGCCTCGCGCAGCCGGGCCTCGATCTCGAAGCAGCGCGGCGCGGAGATGTCCTCCAGGTTGATGCCGGCGAAGCCCGGGGCGATCGCCTTGACGATCTCGACGATCGCGTCGGTGTCCTGGGTGTCCAGGCAGATCGGCCAGGCGTCGATGCCGGCGAAGCGCTTGAAGAGGGCCGCCTTGCCCTCCATGACGGGCAGTGCGGCCTTCGGGCCGATGTTGCCGAGGCCCAGCACCGCGGAGCCGTCCGTCACGACCGCAACGGAGTTGCGCTTGATGGTGAGGCGGCGGGCGTCCTCGGGGTTCTCGGCGATCGCCATGCAGACGCGGGCCACACCCGGCGTGTAGATCATGGAGAGGTCGTCACGGTTGCGGATGGGGTGCTTGGACTGCATCTCGATCTTGCCGCCGAGGTGCATCAGGAACGTACGGTCGGAGACCTTGCCGAG
Encoded proteins:
- a CDS encoding NAD-dependent malic enzyme produces the protein MATAPSVSYSMTIRLEVPASGTAVSQLTHAVESSGGSVTGLDVTASGHEKLRIDVTIAATSTAHADEIVEELRGIEGVTLGKVSDRTFLMHLGGKIEMQSKHPIRNRDDLSMIYTPGVARVCMAIAENPEDARRLTIKRNSVAVVTDGSAVLGLGNIGPKAALPVMEGKAALFKRFAGIDAWPICLDTQDTDAIVEIVKAIAPGFAGINLEDISAPRCFEIEARLREALDIPVFHDDQHGTAIVVLAALTNALRVTGKAIENIRVVMSGAGAAGTAILKLLLAAGVKSAVVADIHGVVHAGREDLVDAAPDSPLRWIADNTNHEGLTGTLKQAVRDADVFIGVSAPNVLDGDDVAAMAEGAIVFALANPDPEVDPAIARQTAAVVATGRSDFPNQINNVLVFPGVFRGLLDAQSRTVNTGMMLAAAKALADVVTEGELNPNYIIPSVFNDKVAGAVAGAVRDAAKAAGAAAQPTVP